The Coturnix japonica isolate 7356 chromosome 15, Coturnix japonica 2.1, whole genome shotgun sequence genome segment GCAGCCGTGTGCCGGGAGAGCGAGCCGGGGAGAACCCTTCGTAGCCGGGATCGAGGCGTTTGTTCAGGGGATGTTCCGTGTTTGGTTTTTCAACGGCTGCAGATCTTTTCCCCGAAATGCTGCCCGCTGTCGCTCTCCCGGATTTTTACCCGAGGAGAAAATGAGCACAGCAGAACTGGAGCCGTGCGAGCCCTGCCGGGGGGCCGCATCTTCGGCTCGTCCCGAAGGCAATTGGGGGCCGGGACCCGGGGCGAGGACGGGGCGAGGGACGCGGGGGCCGCCCGGTCCCTCCCGCTCTTTGCTCGCCCCACGAAGCTGCGGACCGGGGCCGGGAAGTGGCTCGCGGGGAGATCCCGGTTACCCTCTGGTCTCTGCCGACCTGAGGGCTTCGCTCGCCCCTCTGGGCTGGCCACGTTCTCCCTTTGGCCGCAGGGATCGCGCCGCTGTTGTAAGTGCTGCCGTAAAACCGCCCAATTTTGGAGGGGCAGAAGTGGGAACTCATTTCCCCGGGGCCGCCTGCAGCGGGTCCCATACGTGCTGACCCGGTCCCTGTTCTGGCTCGGCTCTGCCTCAGTCTCGAGTCAGTTCACTTGAAAATGTGGAGAAAACGGGAGAAAATTATTGTGTCCCCCCTTGCAAAGTGGAGGTGCTGGTTTTCGTTGGCCTCTGAGCCTCTTAGGGCGTTCGGCACAACCCGGAGCGGGCTTATTCATCGAGGCACGGCAGCCCCCACCCCGAATGCGAGCGGCACCCGCGGGGCAGGCAGAGAGGAAGGGCGGGGGCACTTGCGGGGCTTCTGCACTTCGGGACGACCCCTCGGGGCTCCCCGCGGCCCCGAGCTCAACTTTCTCCTCTCTGTGGCAGGAGGATGTTCCCCACCTTCCAGGTGAAGCTGTCAGGGCTGGACCCGTTGGCTGACTACGTCCTGCTGATGGACTTCGTCCCCGTAGATGACAAGCGCTACAGGCAAGTagcccccaccccccaccccccagttATAACGAGTTCTGTGCCGGTAGCGATGTTCCCCCTCCTCGCTTTGTGCGCAGTGCCCGGGGCCGGAGGGCGCAGCTCCCCTCGTGCCCAGCCCGGAGCCCCCGCCTGACGCTCCCCGTGGGCAGCGGGAACCGCTCGGGTGCCCCGAGAAAACCCCCCGAGGCTCCCGCAGGGCCCGGGGCGCACAGCGGCTGCCCGAGCCCCGACCGTGCCCGTGTTTGTAGCGGCGGTACCGGAACGCCTCGCCGAGCGGCGCGGGCAGCGGAGCTGCAGCCCCCGCAGGGCGCAGCAGTGAAAGGCGCGTTATGCGTTTCGCTTCAGCCCGGGACGCCGGGCAGGGACCGAGGGGTCCGATCTATAAATATTTGGACAGATATCCAAATTCTCAGGGCGTCCTAGAAATGTTTGCTTGTCAAGGGAAGTGGGATATATAACATCCAATTGAGTATatctttaaaaagtaatgtttcTGCTGAGCCCAATGGTGTCTAATTCCCCCTGTGCAAACACGGGCTGTAAAGTAAACACGCGGATAGAAGATtggtttctctgttttaaaCGTTACTGTTGAATCCGGACTTTGAAAGAACGAAGCGGGGCCGCAGAGCTCCGCACCCGCTGCTAAACCCGCACACCCGGTTCCGCTCGGAGCTCGGAGCGCTGCCGGGAGCCGGGAGCTGCGGGTCCCACGCAGGTGGCCGCGTATCGCCCCGTCCCGCACGTCCTTCTCCCCCCATCACACGCCGCTTCTCCTCCCCGCGGTTCGGTcgggccgggggctgcgggcgggaGCCGGGGGGGGCCGCGGGGCTCGGAGCTGCGGCTGAcggcccccccgcccccccgcccccagGTACGCGTTCCACAGCTCCTCCTGGCTGGTGGCTGGCAAGGCCGACCCCGCCACGCCCGGCAGGGTGCACTACCACCCGGACTCCCCGGCCAAAGGGGCGCAGTGGATGCGGCAGATCGTCTCCTTCGATAAGCTCAAACTGACCAACAACCTGCTGGATGATAACGGCCATGTAAGCGCTCCGAGGGGAGGGGACGAGCCCGGGACGGGGCCCGTAGCTCCGTAGCGCCGGGGCCGGGcaggcggcggggccggggccgcgTTCGCCTCTGTGGAAGCTCCGCCTGGATCAGTTATTGTCTCCTTGCTCGTTTTATCATTCAGATCATTTTGAACTCCATGCACAGATACCAGCCGCGCTTTCACGTGGTCTACGTGGACCCCCGGAAAGACAGCGAGAAATACGCGGAGGAGAACTTCAAAACCTTCGTGTTCGAGGAGACGCGCTTCACGGCCGTGACCGCCTACCAGAACCACCGGGTGAGGCGGCGGGACCGGGCAGCGGGGGGTCGGGAGGGAGCGGCCGCCCCGGGACCTCATCGCCCGCACGAGCCGAGCCCCGGGGGCACCGTGCGAAGCGTCACCCCCGCTTTGTTCGGACAGTTCCACGCCTGAAACCAGCCCGGCCCAGCCCTCACCGGGCAGCGACCCCCGCGATCAGCGGATCGCACCGGCGGGCGGACGGGACGTGGCGGCGGAGCCCAGCTCCGATGTCCCCGTGCCAcccgcggggccgggctgcgCCTTTAAGGGCCGCCGAGCCCCTCCCGGCTGGCATTTCCCTGACGGCTCCGGACAGCTGCTCCTTCTCTCCTGCGTTCTATCAGTTTGACCTCTAAGGCTGGAACTGTCACCGAGGGGCTTAGAGTTTGTTTTTCAACCCATTCCGGAAACTCACAATCTCATTATCCGTGGATTTGCTTAAATATAGGGAACGTCCCGCCTTCTCCCCGGCGAATTAAACAAATACACGAGTATGATTTATCCAGCGATTTGTCTTAGCTGCTCCGCTGGTGACCCACGTAACGTGCCATTTTCTTACAAGTGCCCTGACTCGGCCGCCTCTCCCCGAGCTTTGAATCCGTGCGGGGCAGCCCGGCCGAGCCTCGTGGAGGGGAAGCGGCCGCCCTCCCCGTCCCCGGCACGGCCCGCCCGTCGTCCTCCAGCCACCTCCTGCTTCTCCCCGCAGATCACGCAGCTGAAGATCGCCAGTAACCCCTTCGCCAAAGGATTCCGGGACTGTGACCCCGAGGACTGGTGAGGCCCCGCTCCCGTCCCGCTCTGCGCTCACTTGCTCTGAGCGCCGGGTGCCGGCCCGGCTCCATCCGCTCGGCCCGAGTCACTTGTCCCCCTCTCCCTCCAGGCCCAGGAATCACCGTCCCGGGGCTCTCCCTCTCATGAGCGCTTTCGCCAGATCCCGGAACCCCGTGGCATCCCCCGCGCACCAGAACGGGACGGAGAAAGGTGAGCGGCGTGTTTGTGGGCGGGATGCGCGGCCAAGAGCTTCGGGCTattgtctgctgctgctgctcgaAGCCCCCAgccccgtccccatccccatccccatccccggccgccccccgcccctcAGTGTCGCGTTTCTCCCGCAGATGCCGCTGACGGTCGCCGTGATTTCGATCGCGACGCTCCGGTCGGTTCGGCGCTGCAGTCGGAGGCTGCCGCCCACCAGCAGCTCATGTCCCGCGTGCTCAGCCCGGCGCTGCCCGGCGGTGCCGGCGGCCTCGTGCCGCTGAGCGGGGCCCGGCCCAGCCCCCCCCACCACGAACTGCGGCTGGATCCCGCCGCCTCGGAGCCGCTGCAGCACCACCCCTACAAGTACCCGCCGGCCGCAGCCTACGACCATTA includes the following:
- the TBX1 gene encoding T-box transcription factor TBX1 is translated as MDENSPLSPKANAFSIASLISVAAAAEHAGKGALEERSGGRSGAVRPAARQQKMHFSTVTRDMEAFTANSLSSLNASGGYHLSPSPGDPYGQHEQPHYEPCTAQQHPHPPPQPQHGYPFGGAAAAGANPPPPGPEPPDGAGGSAAGPAAVSGCSAGTAAAAKAPVKKNPKVANVSVQLEMKALWDEFNQLGTEMIVTKAGRRMFPTFQVKLSGLDPLADYVLLMDFVPVDDKRYRYAFHSSSWLVAGKADPATPGRVHYHPDSPAKGAQWMRQIVSFDKLKLTNNLLDDNGHIILNSMHRYQPRFHVVYVDPRKDSEKYAEENFKTFVFEETRFTAVTAYQNHRITQLKIASNPFAKGFRDCDPEDWPRNHRPGALPLMSAFARSRNPVASPAHQNGTEKDAADGRRDFDRDAPVGSALQSEAAAHQQLMSRVLSPALPGGAGGLVPLSGARPSPPHHELRLDPAASEPLQHHPYKYPPAAAYDHYLGAKSRPAPYPLPGIRGHGYHHHHHHHHVNAPHNVYSAPAPPANYDYGPR